One part of the Bacteroidota bacterium genome encodes these proteins:
- a CDS encoding TonB-dependent receptor, which produces MNRSLVTLALVSTLSFAIQPAILAQGAKGAILMGEVVDTGSGGPLAGVIVKAQLQSDTTFSEYTFTNSVGKYRFGNLRSGRYSVTCSILGYTAVHTETQVGSSNPTVLRVAMAEQPLNSEEVVVTASRHEEKATHAPASISVVSSAEIREHINSTPTDALANVPGIDLSHEGIAMSTYASRSMHSVFGSDVLTMNDYHSMEVPSIGGFYGILMPQMNEDIDHIEVIRGPGSALYGPEAATGVVHFISKSPFSSQGTNISLAGGERSYLDGGVRYAQALSDKFAFKISGHYLRANDWQLADDPKEDTARKYAQLALLAPNLSSSVYDSLSRIGNRDYALEVYSFEARADDILSDDATLNITGGLTNIANDIAMTEDFGGAQIKNWMYDFVQARLNYKDLFVQAAINHNNTSGSYFLPTGAPIINRSSTYVAQIQHQYSPMKNEKLTYGADYQAIHPISDTTIWGPDDGHGNVSIVGAYLQSQTSLMDDALELVLAGRLDKHSYLTEPIFSPRAAVVYHFNEQHLVRAMYNETYLLPTENDLYADLLFGSDAFGFGKNQLPFTPVNVRYVSPYVSGLTFKPNADGSYNMNTTLNLDPRIPGTLPTNSALNVLWPVLRGLAVAKLQAKKDGLDSMLASMVGGLSAPNPQQVGTYMAYLNLHAASTADAFPASSITTNPLPINDVQAQHQRTLELDYQGSVSRSFQYEVDAYQTHYSAIRASAVALTPNVLINAQQFHQYVLDSLTPKLGPAIAGIVADSLTAAIGSLPLGVVQPVGGAANETHPTDILIGTRNYLENSVEFYGIDASFEAKPNDDWAFTGSVSWLNKNYWYASELNSVDSSSQNPFALNMPKYRASIGARYSGLARGMGVELRDRWSDAFKMNDSYWIGDIGARHVLDLTVNYRLESWNNLMLTLSVTNVLNNLHQELIGAPQIGRLTVLRAAYTLPSL; this is translated from the coding sequence CGCGCAGGGCGCCAAAGGGGCCATACTAATGGGCGAAGTCGTCGATACTGGTTCTGGCGGACCGCTTGCCGGCGTGATCGTAAAAGCCCAACTCCAAAGCGATACGACATTCTCGGAGTATACATTCACGAATAGTGTCGGGAAATATCGATTTGGAAATCTCCGCTCCGGGAGGTATAGTGTCACCTGCTCGATCCTTGGTTATACCGCGGTACACACGGAGACACAAGTAGGATCCTCCAACCCTACGGTTCTTCGAGTTGCGATGGCCGAGCAACCACTCAATTCCGAAGAGGTCGTCGTCACAGCCTCCCGGCATGAAGAAAAGGCAACGCACGCGCCGGCATCCATCTCCGTGGTCTCTTCAGCGGAGATACGCGAACACATCAATTCGACTCCGACGGATGCGCTCGCCAATGTTCCCGGTATCGACCTGAGCCACGAAGGCATCGCCATGTCGACCTATGCGAGTCGAAGCATGCACAGCGTCTTTGGCAGCGATGTTCTCACAATGAATGATTATCATTCGATGGAAGTCCCTTCGATTGGAGGATTCTACGGCATTTTGATGCCACAAATGAACGAGGATATCGATCATATCGAGGTAATCCGCGGGCCTGGTTCCGCACTCTATGGACCGGAGGCCGCAACGGGAGTCGTTCACTTTATTTCGAAGTCTCCGTTCTCTTCTCAGGGTACCAATATCTCGCTCGCAGGCGGCGAGCGAAGTTATCTCGATGGTGGAGTTCGGTATGCGCAAGCACTCAGCGATAAGTTTGCATTCAAGATCAGTGGACATTATCTAAGAGCGAACGATTGGCAGCTTGCCGACGACCCGAAAGAAGACACAGCGCGAAAGTATGCTCAGCTTGCACTACTTGCTCCGAATCTCAGCAGCTCGGTCTATGATAGTCTCTCGCGTATCGGCAACCGTGATTATGCTCTCGAAGTATATTCGTTTGAGGCTCGGGCCGACGACATTCTTTCAGACGATGCTACTTTGAACATCACCGGTGGCCTTACCAATATCGCGAATGATATCGCGATGACCGAGGACTTCGGCGGGGCTCAGATCAAGAATTGGATGTATGATTTCGTTCAGGCCCGATTGAACTATAAAGATCTATTCGTTCAGGCCGCCATTAACCATAACAATACCTCCGGCTCGTATTTTCTGCCGACCGGTGCTCCGATCATTAATCGATCTTCGACGTATGTTGCGCAGATTCAACATCAATACTCTCCGATGAAGAACGAGAAGCTAACCTACGGCGCAGACTATCAAGCGATCCATCCAATATCCGACACGACGATCTGGGGACCAGACGATGGACATGGCAACGTCTCGATCGTTGGCGCCTATTTGCAGTCGCAGACTTCGCTTATGGACGATGCGCTCGAACTCGTGCTTGCCGGCCGACTTGATAAACACAGCTATCTGACAGAACCGATTTTCTCTCCCCGCGCTGCGGTCGTATATCACTTCAACGAACAACACCTCGTGCGCGCGATGTACAATGAGACGTACCTCCTCCCGACGGAGAACGATCTCTACGCGGATCTTCTCTTCGGCTCGGATGCATTTGGATTCGGTAAGAATCAGTTGCCTTTCACGCCGGTGAATGTTCGCTATGTTAGTCCCTATGTCTCTGGATTAACATTCAAGCCAAACGCGGATGGATCGTACAACATGAACACCACGCTCAACCTCGATCCTCGAATTCCCGGGACGCTGCCCACGAATTCAGCACTGAATGTACTCTGGCCAGTACTTCGCGGACTCGCGGTTGCAAAATTACAGGCCAAGAAGGACGGCCTTGACTCAATGCTGGCATCCATGGTTGGTGGTCTGAGTGCGCCCAATCCGCAACAGGTCGGCACATACATGGCGTACCTGAACCTACACGCCGCATCCACTGCGGATGCTTTTCCAGCCTCCTCCATCACAACGAATCCGCTTCCAATCAATGATGTCCAGGCTCAACATCAACGTACTCTTGAACTAGACTATCAAGGATCGGTCTCACGATCCTTTCAATATGAGGTGGACGCCTACCAGACACACTATTCCGCGATTCGGGCAAGTGCTGTCGCGCTCACCCCGAATGTTCTGATCAATGCTCAACAGTTTCACCAATATGTCCTCGACAGTTTAACACCCAAACTTGGACCGGCCATCGCTGGAATTGTCGCTGATTCGCTAACCGCCGCAATCGGTTCGCTCCCGCTTGGTGTCGTGCAACCGGTTGGTGGCGCAGCCAACGAGACACATCCAACTGACATTCTGATCGGTACTCGCAATTACCTTGAGAATAGCGTCGAGTTTTACGGAATCGACGCCTCGTTCGAGGCAAAACCGAATGATGACTGGGCCTTCACTGGCTCAGTCTCCTGGCTGAACAAGAACTACTGGTATGCTAGCGAACTGAATTCCGTTGATTCTTCCTCGCAGAATCCCTTTGCACTCAATATGCCGAAGTATCGCGCATCGATCGGGGCGCGGTACTCGGGGTTGGCTCGAGGCATGGGCGTCGAACTTCGCGACCGATGGAGCGATGCCTTCAAGATGAACGATAGCTATTGGATTGGCGATATTGGCGCGCGGCATGTTCTCGATCTCACCGTTAACTACCGTTTGGAATCATGGAACAATCTGATGCTGACGTTATCTGTGACGAATGTTCTCAATAATCTGCATCAGGAGCTAATCGGTGCCCCGCAAATCGGGCGACTGACGGTGCTTCGGGCAGCCTACACACTCCCGAGTTTATAG
- the carB gene encoding carbamoyl-phosphate synthase large subunit — protein MPRRNDLKSILIIGSGPIVIGQACEFDYSGTQACKVLKEEGYRVILVNSNPATIMTDPEFADATYIEPITPEYIEAIIEKERPDAILPTMGGQTALNNALALHERGSLKKNNVELIGAKPEAIRRAEDREEFLATMKSIGLEMPRGGFVNSTDEALDLIETVGFPAIIRPSFTMGGSGGGIAWNKQEFRQIVQHGLDQSPVHRVLVEESVIGWKEFELEVMRDLADNVVIICSIENFDPMGVHTGDSITVAPAQTLSDKEYQQMRDAAIKVIRAIGVETGGSNIQFALNPENGRILVIEMNPRVSRSSALASKATGFPIAKIAARLAVGYTLDEIPNDITKMTPSCFEPTIDYCVVKIPRWDFEKFKGLEASSSQLGVQMKSVGEAMAFGRTFKEAMQKALRSLEQGRYGLGADGKDEFDIAEMSEQEKIHAMETVRERLSQRRSDMIFTLRYALQLGMSIEAIHELTKIDPWFLDQLWQIVRMERELRSAAESVREYHSSEQFTIK, from the coding sequence ATGCCCCGCCGTAACGACCTCAAAAGTATCCTTATTATTGGCTCCGGCCCGATTGTCATCGGGCAAGCCTGCGAATTCGACTATTCCGGTACCCAGGCCTGCAAAGTCTTGAAGGAGGAAGGCTACCGTGTCATTCTCGTCAACTCGAATCCGGCGACGATTATGACCGACCCGGAATTCGCCGACGCGACCTATATCGAGCCGATAACGCCCGAATACATAGAGGCCATCATAGAAAAAGAGCGCCCTGACGCGATTCTCCCAACGATGGGCGGACAAACTGCCCTGAACAACGCGTTAGCGCTCCACGAGCGCGGCTCCTTGAAGAAAAACAACGTTGAACTCATCGGTGCCAAACCGGAAGCGATCAGGCGTGCGGAGGACCGCGAAGAATTCCTGGCGACCATGAAGTCGATTGGTCTGGAGATGCCGCGAGGCGGGTTCGTCAACTCAACGGATGAGGCTCTCGATCTCATTGAGACGGTCGGTTTCCCGGCCATCATCCGGCCCAGCTTTACTATGGGTGGTTCCGGTGGCGGTATCGCCTGGAACAAGCAGGAATTCCGCCAGATCGTCCAGCACGGGCTCGACCAATCCCCGGTTCACAGGGTGCTCGTTGAGGAGTCCGTGATCGGCTGGAAGGAATTCGAGCTTGAGGTCATGCGAGACCTCGCGGATAATGTCGTCATTATCTGTTCGATCGAGAATTTCGATCCGATGGGCGTGCACACCGGCGACTCGATCACCGTCGCGCCAGCCCAAACCCTTTCGGACAAAGAGTATCAACAGATGCGAGACGCAGCCATCAAAGTTATTCGCGCCATCGGCGTGGAGACGGGTGGCTCGAATATTCAGTTCGCGCTGAACCCCGAGAACGGTCGCATTCTTGTGATCGAGATGAACCCTCGGGTCTCCAGGTCCTCCGCGCTTGCTTCGAAAGCGACGGGCTTTCCCATTGCGAAAATTGCAGCACGGTTGGCTGTCGGCTACACGCTTGATGAAATTCCGAACGACATCACGAAGATGACGCCGAGTTGCTTCGAGCCGACGATCGATTATTGCGTCGTCAAGATTCCACGTTGGGACTTCGAAAAATTCAAAGGCTTGGAAGCAAGCTCTTCACAGCTTGGCGTTCAGATGAAGTCGGTCGGCGAAGCAATGGCATTTGGCCGTACGTTCAAAGAGGCCATGCAAAAGGCATTGCGTTCACTCGAGCAGGGACGTTACGGACTTGGGGCGGATGGCAAGGATGAGTTCGATATCGCAGAGATGTCGGAGCAAGAGAAGATACACGCAATGGAAACAGTCCGCGAGCGGCTCAGCCAACGTCGAAGCGATATGATCTTCACACTACGGTATGCGCTTCAACTCGGAATGTCGATCGAAGCTATCCACGAATTAACCAAGATTGACCCGTGGTTCCTGGATCAGCTCTGGCAAATTGTGCGAATGGAACGGGAATTACGAAGTGCTGCAGAAAGCGTTCGAGAGTATCATTCGAGCGAGCAGTTCACGATTAAGTAG
- a CDS encoding response regulator, with protein sequence MRILFVEDNLNTGLAMKVLLELRQHQVDHAANVAQAMDLLRSKEFDLLISDLSLPDGTGYDILSHSPKRVPAIALSGYASEHDRAEAISKGFREFLTKPFKTENLLAAIERVAT encoded by the coding sequence ATGAGGATATTATTTGTTGAGGATAACCTCAATACCGGTCTGGCGATGAAAGTGTTGCTTGAATTGAGACAACACCAGGTGGATCACGCCGCCAACGTGGCGCAGGCAATGGATCTGCTAAGATCGAAGGAATTCGATCTGTTGATCAGCGATCTCTCATTACCCGATGGGACTGGCTATGATATTCTCTCTCACTCGCCAAAGCGTGTCCCAGCGATTGCGCTTAGCGGCTATGCCTCAGAGCATGACCGCGCAGAAGCCATCTCGAAAGGATTCCGTGAGTTCTTGACGAAGCCATTTAAGACCGAAAATTTGCTGGCGGCGATTGAACGAGTTGCTACTTAA
- a CDS encoding phosphatidate cytidylyltransferase, whose protein sequence is MSNLSQRILVAVVGIPIVVLVIFKPYSLLGLAIIFALLAVHEFYNLAKAKGFIPQVGIGMALTALIVLTFGGMHLHDLLATLHIHVGADVETTALVPVLLILGTIVTLMAELFKGYPNPLVQVSVTLGGALYIGLGLGGFYGVHEYFYIHAAMTRLDISPAQVSAQAGYFTILLLASIWICDSAAYFIGRSFGRHKIAVRVSPNKSWEGGIAGLIAAIATWIIAINVLDSLAEVSLTTAIAMGLITGVLGQIGDFAESMFKRDVGVKDSSALIPGHGGVLDRLDSILFIFPTTYVYLHLFGI, encoded by the coding sequence ATGAGTAATCTTAGTCAGAGAATCCTGGTCGCGGTCGTGGGCATCCCGATCGTAGTTCTTGTCATTTTCAAACCGTACAGCTTGCTCGGCCTTGCGATCATCTTCGCCTTGCTCGCCGTGCATGAGTTCTACAATCTTGCCAAAGCCAAAGGCTTCATCCCGCAAGTGGGGATTGGCATGGCGCTAACGGCGCTCATCGTTCTGACCTTTGGGGGCATGCATCTTCATGACCTGCTTGCCACACTTCATATTCATGTTGGTGCCGATGTCGAAACAACGGCACTGGTGCCGGTGCTTTTGATCCTCGGGACGATCGTGACGCTCATGGCGGAGTTGTTCAAAGGTTATCCGAACCCGCTCGTCCAAGTCTCAGTCACACTTGGCGGGGCGCTCTATATTGGCCTTGGACTCGGAGGATTTTACGGTGTCCACGAATACTTTTACATCCACGCTGCCATGACTCGACTGGATATTTCTCCAGCTCAGGTTTCTGCTCAGGCCGGATACTTCACCATCCTTCTCCTGGCATCGATCTGGATTTGTGATTCCGCTGCATATTTCATTGGCCGGTCCTTCGGCCGGCACAAAATCGCCGTTCGTGTCAGCCCAAACAAGTCCTGGGAAGGCGGCATTGCGGGACTTATCGCTGCGATTGCAACCTGGATCATTGCGATTAATGTGTTGGATTCACTCGCGGAAGTTTCTCTCACAACGGCCATCGCGATGGGCCTGATCACTGGAGTGCTGGGACAGATCGGGGACTTTGCCGAATCGATGTTTAAGCGGGATGTTGGAGTCAAGGACTCATCGGCTCTCATTCCTGGTCATGGAGGTGTACTGGATCGGTTGGACTCGATTCTCTTTATTTTTCCTACCACTTATGTATACCTCCACCTATTTGGTATCTAA
- a CDS encoding NAD+ synthase, translated as MEAPHVLSKSPLVLNAEQAAHVLSIFIGDEVRRTGLKKVVIGLSGGVDSALSTYLSVRALGSEHVHVLLMPFRTSNPESVSDAEAVVKDLGLSHELLSISSTADAFFNETENSIGEMDRMRRGNALARLRMIALYDRSMALGGLVIGTSNKTESLLGYTTLFGDNASAINPLGDLYKTQVWQLAEYLGVPDSIVHKAPSADLWPGQTDEAELGIAYHEVDELLFFMVDLRESDDALMRRGFSSELIGRIRQKIQRSQFKRRPPLIAKISSRTINFDFRYPRDWGT; from the coding sequence ATGGAAGCGCCGCATGTACTTTCGAAATCGCCACTCGTGCTGAATGCCGAGCAGGCAGCGCACGTGCTAAGCATATTTATCGGAGATGAAGTCCGCAGGACCGGTCTGAAAAAAGTAGTGATTGGTCTTTCCGGCGGTGTGGATTCTGCGCTTTCGACGTATCTTTCGGTTCGCGCGCTGGGCTCTGAACATGTCCACGTTTTGCTGATGCCATTCCGTACTTCGAATCCGGAGAGCGTAAGCGATGCCGAAGCGGTTGTGAAGGACCTGGGTTTATCCCATGAGTTGTTAAGTATTTCTTCCACGGCGGACGCTTTTTTCAATGAGACGGAAAATAGCATTGGTGAGATGGACCGCATGCGGCGTGGCAATGCACTCGCGCGGTTGCGAATGATCGCGCTCTACGATCGTTCAATGGCACTTGGTGGGCTTGTCATTGGCACTTCGAACAAGACCGAATCGCTGCTCGGCTATACTACTCTGTTTGGCGATAATGCCAGCGCAATCAACCCCCTTGGCGATCTCTATAAGACACAAGTCTGGCAGTTGGCGGAATATTTGGGCGTTCCAGATTCCATCGTGCATAAGGCTCCATCTGCCGATCTCTGGCCCGGCCAAACAGATGAAGCAGAACTTGGAATCGCCTACCACGAAGTCGACGAACTATTGTTCTTTATGGTCGACTTGCGAGAATCAGATGACGCCCTGATGCGGCGTGGTTTTTCCAGCGAATTGATCGGTCGAATTCGTCAGAAGATTCAGCGCTCTCAGTTTAAGCGGCGGCCTCCTCTTATCGCAAAGATCTCTAGCCGCACGATCAACTTCGACTTTCGGTATCCGCGCGATTGGGGGACCTAG
- the coaD gene encoding pantetheine-phosphate adenylyltransferase produces the protein MKRIAIYPGTFDPITNGHLDIIRRSSELFDEVVVALARNSQKAPLFAETERRELIEAAVLECCTDRTNIRSDAFQGLLVEYARMTGATAVVRGLRAVSDFEYEFQMALMNRKLAPEITTVFLMPHEQYTYLNSTIIRELARYGKDVSDFVPKVVADALKKKFEVKYH, from the coding sequence ATGAAACGTATTGCCATCTATCCCGGTACCTTCGACCCGATCACGAACGGACATCTGGATATTATTCGCCGATCTTCCGAGCTGTTCGATGAAGTTGTTGTTGCTCTGGCTCGCAATAGCCAGAAGGCACCGCTGTTTGCGGAGACCGAACGACGCGAATTGATCGAAGCCGCTGTTCTCGAATGTTGTACTGACCGCACGAACATTCGAAGCGATGCATTCCAGGGTCTGCTCGTCGAGTATGCACGCATGACCGGCGCGACAGCCGTCGTTCGTGGACTGCGCGCCGTAAGTGATTTTGAATATGAATTCCAAATGGCGCTGATGAATCGTAAACTGGCGCCGGAAATCACGACGGTCTTCCTCATGCCGCACGAACAGTACACGTATCTGAACTCGACAATCATTCGCGAGTTGGCCCGGTACGGCAAAGATGTCAGCGATTTCGTGCCTAAGGTTGTCGCCGACGCACTCAAAAAGAAGTTTGAAGTAAAGTATCACTGA
- the rsmD gene encoding 16S rRNA (guanine(966)-N(2))-methyltransferase RsmD — protein sequence MRIVAGKFRSRELLAPSNTGTRPTTDRAREALFNVLANMIEFDGVRVLDLFAGSGALAFEALSRGAQSATLVERDRKATEAIRKNAEKLEIGSAITLVQKDVFRFLEAGRTESEPYSLIFSDAPYDETRALQEIAHRIFAKDWLAPGGICVIEHRTGDQPHIPENAKLLRELRAGEASFTIIV from the coding sequence GTGAGAATTGTTGCCGGTAAATTCCGAAGCCGTGAGCTGCTTGCCCCGAGCAATACTGGGACGCGGCCGACAACGGACCGGGCGCGGGAGGCGCTCTTCAATGTCCTCGCAAACATGATAGAGTTTGACGGCGTACGCGTTCTCGATCTCTTTGCGGGTTCTGGTGCGCTGGCTTTCGAGGCACTCAGTCGCGGAGCGCAGTCCGCCACCTTGGTCGAGCGCGATCGCAAGGCAACAGAGGCTATCCGCAAAAATGCCGAGAAACTCGAAATTGGCAGCGCCATAACACTTGTCCAGAAAGATGTCTTTCGGTTTCTCGAAGCAGGACGGACAGAGAGCGAACCATACTCACTGATCTTCTCCGATGCACCCTATGATGAGACACGTGCACTTCAGGAGATAGCTCACCGAATATTTGCGAAGGATTGGCTCGCGCCAGGAGGCATTTGTGTTATCGAGCACCGCACTGGAGATCAACCGCACATTCCGGAGAATGCAAAACTACTTCGAGAGCTACGTGCCGGAGAAGCATCATTCACGATCATCGTCTAG
- a CDS encoding helix-hairpin-helix domain-containing protein: protein MFRDLLPKLNKLAGQFYTPRETRAILLFLGLGLSIISFREGKRIYYEWFPQGRSATEISQQHQQDSIYRALSQIANTQDSLFFSLPEDSLLPSSVRQRMENHSKRADLRLGSISLNRATRADLMKLPNIGPATADRIIAYRSERGRFRTLAELRNVRGIGPKHFEGMKRFLMLD from the coding sequence ATGTTCCGCGATCTCCTTCCGAAGCTGAACAAGCTCGCCGGTCAGTTTTACACTCCGCGCGAGACGCGGGCGATCTTACTTTTTCTTGGCCTGGGACTTTCCATTATTTCCTTCCGAGAAGGCAAGCGGATCTATTATGAGTGGTTCCCTCAAGGCCGCTCTGCAACCGAAATTTCCCAGCAACACCAGCAGGATAGCATCTACCGTGCTTTGAGTCAGATCGCGAATACCCAGGATTCCTTATTCTTCTCATTGCCTGAGGATTCATTGCTACCGTCTTCGGTGCGGCAGCGCATGGAGAACCATAGCAAGCGAGCCGATCTTCGCCTCGGCTCAATCTCACTCAATCGTGCCACAAGAGCCGATCTAATGAAATTGCCGAATATCGGCCCTGCGACTGCCGACCGAATCATTGCCTATCGCTCCGAACGTGGGCGGTTTCGGACGCTGGCGGAACTTCGAAATGTCAGAGGCATTGGTCCCAAGCATTTCGAGGGGATGAAGCGATTTCTCATGCTCGATTGA
- the secG gene encoding preprotein translocase subunit SecG, which translates to MFTLIVILILLVCVVLTLVVLSQSSKGDGLSGALGAPGSVGAVFGVRRASDFLQKTTIWLGGIFVVLCVLANLFFLPRESTIPSAVQTGNAPVTQPAPQRQSAPSAPAVPSGAQPGTGQTNPDNSPMPAK; encoded by the coding sequence ATGTTCACGCTGATTGTAATTCTCATTCTTCTTGTCTGCGTCGTTTTGACGCTTGTCGTGCTTTCGCAGTCCTCCAAGGGCGATGGACTGTCCGGCGCATTAGGCGCTCCGGGATCAGTCGGGGCCGTCTTTGGGGTACGCCGGGCTTCAGATTTCCTCCAAAAGACCACAATTTGGCTCGGCGGAATTTTCGTCGTGCTCTGCGTATTAGCAAATCTCTTTTTCCTTCCGCGCGAGAGCACCATTCCTTCGGCCGTTCAGACTGGCAATGCTCCCGTCACCCAACCGGCTCCTCAGCGTCAATCCGCTCCATCCGCGCCGGCAGTTCCATCCGGAGCCCAACCAGGGACTGGACAGACGAACCCGGACAATTCTCCGATGCCCGCGAAGTAA
- a CDS encoding SurA N-terminal domain-containing protein — MKRTLFLCLLLTAAFTVRALAQSSDSSRLKKVTRVKKSVSHALGDTVGVVNGVVITYGDFKSLLSGTIHEYVTRTSEHIITDSAYSLLIDTAWNKAVDDIIEEREIERRKLSLNDSELRAMVIEHPPDFLRTQFTDSTGTFHREILSNAMNDRRNDTVVAGILASERIRLETNRLIAAVTTKAKTEAERGRMFHAWLRRMRAEARIIDRRLNFGFY; from the coding sequence TTGAAACGAACACTATTTCTTTGCCTGCTGCTGACCGCGGCATTTACGGTTCGCGCGCTGGCGCAATCTTCCGATTCTTCGCGATTAAAGAAAGTCACTCGCGTCAAGAAATCCGTCAGCCATGCCCTCGGCGATACGGTCGGAGTTGTCAACGGTGTAGTCATCACGTATGGTGATTTCAAGTCATTGCTGTCTGGAACGATCCATGAGTATGTGACCCGGACGAGCGAGCATATAATCACTGATAGCGCCTATTCCCTTCTGATTGACACCGCATGGAACAAAGCCGTGGATGATATCATCGAAGAGCGGGAAATCGAACGCCGGAAACTCAGTTTGAACGATTCGGAGTTGCGGGCGATGGTCATCGAACATCCACCCGACTTTCTGAGAACACAATTTACCGATTCGACCGGCACGTTCCATCGGGAGATTTTGTCAAACGCAATGAATGACCGTCGCAACGATACGGTCGTGGCGGGCATTCTTGCCAGCGAGCGCATTCGATTGGAGACAAACCGGCTGATCGCGGCAGTCACGACGAAAGCAAAGACTGAGGCCGAACGGGGACGAATGTTCCATGCCTGGCTCCGCCGAATGCGAGCCGAGGCTCGCATTATCGATCGTCGATTGAATTTTGGATTTTATTAG
- the nusB gene encoding transcription antitermination factor NusB has protein sequence MPQHEHRNHEKTEDDARSDHGYYPREPIEPARIESGEIFDNDPERDRRLPRRRLARERVLQILYANELSGRDLDELFFDLAQQDLSVDTAALTFGRDLVREFTVHREQIDKLIHEKLTHWDFRRVALLDRLLIQMGIAELLCFPDIPPKATINELIEIAKDYSTEESGKFINGILHAVMTELQKTGELKKTGRGLIDRGLNDREDPPSVDDPHTTATS, from the coding sequence TTGCCACAGCACGAGCATCGCAACCACGAGAAGACTGAAGATGATGCGCGGTCGGATCACGGATACTATCCCCGGGAGCCGATCGAACCGGCACGCATTGAATCTGGCGAGATCTTCGACAACGATCCGGAGCGCGACCGACGCTTGCCGCGTCGACGGCTGGCTCGCGAACGCGTTCTCCAAATCCTCTATGCGAACGAGCTTTCCGGACGAGATCTGGACGAATTATTTTTCGATCTCGCACAACAAGACTTATCTGTTGATACGGCAGCGCTGACCTTTGGGCGCGATCTGGTCCGCGAGTTTACGGTCCATCGCGAGCAGATCGACAAATTGATCCACGAGAAGCTGACCCACTGGGATTTTCGTCGCGTGGCTTTACTCGACCGATTATTGATTCAAATGGGCATCGCGGAGTTACTCTGTTTTCCCGACATCCCGCCCAAGGCAACGATCAACGAGCTGATCGAAATCGCAAAGGACTATTCGACCGAAGAAAGCGGCAAATTCATCAATGGCATTCTTCATGCCGTCATGACTGAGTTGCAGAAGACCGGCGAGCTAAAAAAGACCGGACGTGGGCTTATCGATCGTGGCTTGAATGACCGAGAAGATCCTCCCTCAGTGGATGACCCACACACCACCGCAACTTCATAG